The Hymenobacter sp. GOD-10R genome includes a window with the following:
- a CDS encoding PAS domain-containing protein, producing MNAEAASVEYFDLFRSLPDKYLLLSPTGTVLALNDAHAASSLPQRRQEDVIGLDFFDVWPPNSDTEGDIVRQSHQQVRDTHAPAPMPLIRYDLPLPTGGYEPRYWQATHFPVLSATGELRYILQKTEDVTEKHLAELRNQQMQRELAETHERARFILESVPAMVWTATPDGQRDYFNARWLDFTGLPLAEQVGEQWFDSLHPDDRAPVRQRWAEAIATTSVYQVEYRLRRADGQYRWVLMRGVPHLNEQGQVTMWVGGGTDIQEQKQLVQELLETNEQQAALSDQAYQAYQEAEGQRDALRMLFAEAPAMFAVFRGPEHRFEFGNQRYLALFEGRHAKGIPVAQAIPEAIEQGYVELLDSVYQTGQPISGNEALLQLPGAAGEDPRRVYLNFSYQPFRENGQVAGVTAFAYDVTDLVHARQALEQRRHDVA from the coding sequence ATGAACGCCGAGGCCGCCTCCGTCGAGTACTTCGATCTATTCCGCTCCCTCCCTGATAAGTACTTGTTGCTTTCGCCCACGGGTACTGTTTTGGCTCTTAACGATGCTCACGCGGCTTCATCCTTGCCCCAACGTCGACAGGAGGACGTGATTGGCCTTGATTTTTTCGACGTGTGGCCGCCTAATTCGGACACGGAAGGTGACATAGTGCGCCAGTCGCACCAGCAAGTGCGCGACACGCACGCGCCGGCCCCTATGCCGTTGATCCGCTACGATTTGCCACTGCCCACTGGCGGCTACGAACCTAGGTACTGGCAGGCAACGCACTTCCCCGTACTCAGCGCCACGGGCGAGCTGCGCTACATCTTGCAGAAAACAGAGGACGTTACCGAAAAGCACTTGGCAGAGCTGCGTAACCAGCAGATGCAGCGGGAGCTCGCCGAAACCCACGAGCGAGCCCGCTTCATTCTGGAGTCGGTGCCGGCCATGGTCTGGACTGCTACGCCCGACGGGCAGCGCGACTACTTCAATGCTCGTTGGCTCGACTTCACGGGCCTGCCCTTGGCCGAGCAAGTGGGGGAACAGTGGTTTGACAGCCTACACCCTGATGATCGGGCTCCCGTCAGACAGCGCTGGGCCGAGGCTATTGCCACTACCAGCGTCTACCAAGTGGAGTACCGGCTGCGGCGCGCCGATGGCCAGTACCGCTGGGTGCTGATGCGCGGAGTACCGCACCTGAATGAGCAGGGGCAGGTAACGATGTGGGTCGGGGGCGGCACGGATATTCAGGAGCAGAAGCAGCTCGTGCAAGAGCTACTCGAAACGAATGAGCAGCAGGCGGCCCTTTCCGATCAGGCATACCAGGCCTATCAAGAAGCTGAAGGACAGCGCGATGCTTTACGAATGCTATTTGCGGAGGCTCCCGCCATGTTCGCCGTTTTTCGCGGTCCCGAGCACCGCTTCGAGTTCGGTAACCAACGCTACCTAGCCTTGTTCGAAGGCCGCCACGCCAAAGGCATTCCGGTTGCGCAGGCTATTCCGGAGGCAATAGAGCAAGGGTATGTGGAATTACTCGACAGCGTTTACCAAACTGGGCAGCCGATTAGTGGCAATGAGGCACTCCTGCAGCTGCCCGGTGCTGCTGGCGAAGATCCCCGCCGAGTTTACCTGAACTTCTCCTATCAACCGTTTCGCGAGAATGGGCAAGTAGCGGGCGTCACCGCCTTCGCCTATGACGTCACGGATTTGGTACATGCCCGCCAAGCCCTAGAGCAGCGCCGCCACGATGTGGCCTAG
- a CDS encoding DUF2306 domain-containing protein, with protein MLYAILFSLPPTTTTVRALLGLHIAAGSLALLAGLIPMLGRKGGPVHVRAGRVYVYSMLVVAATAVLLCLLQPLTLSRLFLTGIAVLSFYLSFTGWRAARQRSAKPASSDLVLSTVATLVGLGMVGIGIALHAVLFAFFGGLICLFAGQDTWVALRGTAAAPMPWLLRHLTRMGGSYISATTAFIVVNLGRWLPAGAPSWINLLGWMAPTILGSILIARTVRYYKAKLTFRNTAPEKPAISSLE; from the coding sequence ATGCTGTATGCCATCCTGTTTTCGCTGCCGCCTACCACTACCACCGTACGCGCGTTATTGGGGCTGCACATTGCCGCCGGGAGCCTAGCCTTGCTGGCGGGATTAATACCCATGCTTGGTCGTAAAGGGGGCCCAGTGCACGTGCGAGCCGGGCGCGTGTATGTCTATAGTATGCTCGTGGTAGCGGCTACCGCAGTGCTGCTGTGTCTGCTGCAACCGCTCACCCTAAGTCGCCTTTTTCTGACGGGTATAGCCGTGCTGAGCTTCTACCTGAGCTTCACTGGTTGGCGCGCGGCGCGCCAACGCAGCGCCAAACCAGCTAGCTCCGACTTGGTGCTGAGCACGGTAGCTACGCTGGTTGGCCTCGGGATGGTAGGCATTGGGATTGCGCTGCACGCAGTGCTATTTGCCTTTTTCGGCGGGCTGATTTGTCTTTTTGCCGGGCAGGATACCTGGGTAGCACTACGCGGAACGGCTGCCGCTCCAATGCCCTGGCTCCTGCGGCACCTGACCCGCATGGGTGGCTCTTACATCTCGGCCACCACAGCATTTATCGTCGTAAACCTAGGGCGGTGGCTGCCAGCAGGTGCACCTAGTTGGATTAACCTCTTAGGCTGGATGGCCCCTACCATCCTAGGCAGCATTCTGATTGCGCGGACAGTGCGCTACTACAAAGCCAAGTTGACTTTCAGAAATACAGCACCTGAAAAGCCGGCTATTTCGAGCCTAGAATAG
- a CDS encoding N(4)-(beta-N-acetylglucosaminyl)-L-asparaginase: MPTRRKFLASSTSLALLAVGSPLEAASLPPLPAKKPLVISTWDTGLAANLGAWKVLSKGGRALDAVEAGVMVTEDSQNCCVGLGGNPDREGIVTLDACIMDDQFNCGSVAALERIKHPISVARRIMERTPHVMLVGEGAQQFAVAQGFPLESPKLSPDAEKAYREWLKTSEYKPVVNIENTGNKKAVGPVGGANNHDTIAMLAQDAQGNLSGSCTTSGMGFKMRGRLGDSPLIGSGLFVDNAVGAAAATGQGEDVIRIAGSHTVVELMRQGLSPKAACKAAVERIAKVKGAKARDIQVCFIAVNTQGQHGAYALQKGFSYAVCDQTNQQQLIQSEYLLS, translated from the coding sequence ATGCCTACTCGCCGAAAGTTCCTCGCTTCTTCCACCAGTCTGGCCTTGCTCGCCGTCGGTAGCCCACTTGAGGCGGCTAGCTTGCCGCCGCTGCCCGCCAAGAAGCCGCTCGTCATTTCCACCTGGGATACGGGCTTGGCGGCCAACCTAGGTGCCTGGAAGGTGCTGAGTAAAGGTGGCCGCGCCCTCGACGCCGTAGAAGCCGGCGTGATGGTGACGGAGGATTCGCAGAATTGCTGTGTGGGGCTAGGTGGCAACCCCGACCGGGAAGGCATCGTGACCCTCGACGCCTGCATCATGGACGATCAATTCAACTGTGGCAGCGTGGCAGCCCTAGAGCGCATCAAGCACCCCATCAGCGTGGCGCGACGCATTATGGAACGGACGCCCCACGTGATGCTGGTGGGAGAAGGCGCGCAGCAGTTTGCTGTGGCGCAAGGCTTTCCGCTCGAATCTCCGAAGCTCAGCCCCGACGCCGAAAAAGCGTACCGGGAATGGCTCAAAACTAGCGAGTACAAGCCTGTTGTCAACATCGAGAATACGGGCAACAAGAAGGCGGTAGGCCCCGTGGGCGGTGCCAATAATCACGATACCATTGCAATGCTTGCCCAGGATGCGCAGGGCAACCTCAGCGGCAGCTGCACCACCAGCGGCATGGGTTTCAAGATGCGCGGCCGCCTCGGCGACTCTCCCCTCATTGGCTCGGGCTTGTTCGTCGATAATGCCGTGGGAGCCGCGGCTGCCACCGGGCAGGGCGAAGACGTTATCCGCATTGCTGGCTCACACACCGTAGTGGAACTCATGCGCCAAGGCCTTTCCCCCAAAGCCGCCTGCAAAGCCGCCGTAGAGCGCATCGCTAAGGTCAAAGGGGCCAAAGCTCGCGACATCCAAGTGTGCTTCATTGCGGTAAATACCCAGGGTCAGCATGGCGCCTATGCTCTGCAAAAGGGCTTCAGCTATGCCGTGTGCGATCAAACCAACCAGCAGCAACTCATCCAAAGCGAATACTTGCTCTCGTGA
- a CDS encoding copper homeostasis protein CutC, with protein MKRVLEICANSVQSARAAQTGGAQRIELCQNLEQGGITPSHGLIQRVQEALSIPAFVLIRPRPGSFCYDADEQAIMLADITACRNLGCAGVVLGALDAAGQVDVACCQMLMAAAGSMQVTFHRAFDACADQALALETIIALGCHRLLTSGGQPSAVAGQEQLALLVRQAAGRISIMPGAGITPNNIRPLAEYTGATEFHTSAKRQVVSTAAAVPTEFDTTLPVSDATIVAELVAQLHF; from the coding sequence GTGAAGCGCGTCCTGGAAATCTGCGCCAACTCGGTGCAGTCGGCCCGAGCGGCGCAGACGGGCGGCGCCCAACGGATTGAACTATGCCAAAACCTGGAACAGGGAGGCATCACGCCTTCTCATGGTCTGATTCAGCGGGTGCAGGAGGCGCTTTCCATCCCGGCATTCGTCCTGATTCGGCCGCGGCCCGGCAGCTTCTGCTATGATGCCGATGAGCAAGCCATTATGCTGGCCGACATTACGGCGTGCCGCAACCTAGGCTGCGCGGGCGTGGTACTCGGCGCCCTCGATGCAGCCGGGCAGGTGGACGTGGCGTGCTGCCAGATGCTTATGGCGGCGGCGGGCTCCATGCAGGTTACTTTTCACCGCGCTTTCGATGCCTGCGCCGACCAGGCGCTTGCCTTGGAAACCATCATTGCCCTAGGTTGCCACCGTCTTCTTACTTCGGGGGGGCAGCCCTCGGCCGTGGCCGGGCAAGAGCAGCTAGCCCTACTCGTCCGGCAGGCCGCCGGCCGTATTAGTATCATGCCCGGCGCAGGAATTACCCCTAACAACATCCGACCACTGGCCGAGTACACGGGGGCCACCGAGTTTCATACCAGTGCGAAGCGGCAAGTCGTAAGTACGGCCGCAGCCGTGCCCACTGAGTTCGACACGACACTACCTGTATCGGACGCTACTATCGTGGCAGAGCTAGTGGCGCAGCTGCATTTTTAG
- a CDS encoding ATP-binding protein, with translation MPFPTTFVEHFLQQTPFVFFVYDVASQRVTYINSAYERLLNGHSDQVNEELADLIARVHPDDYEHAADCWQRWQAGRLHEAFELHLLTLDGSDQWLSITPYLFTDAEPGLQLGGLVQDITVTKVAMWHADKYNSKKNTTLEILSHDLAGPLAMLQQMSDYIQEAAAPLQNAELTSMIEHMRVLCRDSVNLIHDFVDHEFLDSVNVELKRERVDLVEKLRLIMEEYQASAPALHKHFVFEAKVAPLYLEIDQNKLMQAIGNLLSNSLKFTPDGGTITLRVEQQQGLAIVTVADTGIGIPQSVQAGLFEKFTHARRPGLRGERSTGLGMSIIKSIVELHQGRIYFHSQEGEGTVFTVELPLLDEQVNTPLG, from the coding sequence ATGCCCTTCCCTACCACTTTCGTTGAGCACTTTCTGCAGCAAACGCCTTTTGTTTTCTTCGTGTATGATGTGGCCTCGCAGCGCGTGACGTACATCAACTCGGCTTACGAACGCTTGCTCAACGGACACAGCGACCAGGTGAATGAAGAACTTGCGGACCTAATTGCCCGGGTGCACCCCGATGACTACGAGCATGCCGCTGACTGCTGGCAGCGCTGGCAGGCCGGACGCCTACACGAAGCTTTCGAATTACACTTGCTCACGCTCGATGGCTCTGACCAGTGGCTCTCCATCACCCCTTACTTATTCACTGATGCCGAACCGGGCTTGCAACTAGGTGGCTTGGTCCAGGACATCACCGTCACCAAAGTCGCCATGTGGCATGCGGATAAGTACAACTCTAAGAAAAACACAACCTTAGAAATTCTTTCCCACGACCTAGCTGGTCCGCTGGCGATGCTGCAGCAGATGAGTGATTATATTCAGGAGGCCGCGGCGCCGTTGCAAAACGCTGAACTGACGAGCATGATTGAGCACATGCGGGTGCTTTGTAGGGATAGTGTTAACCTGATTCATGACTTTGTAGATCATGAATTTCTGGATTCTGTCAACGTCGAGCTCAAGCGTGAACGGGTCGACCTCGTAGAGAAGCTGCGCTTGATTATGGAGGAGTACCAGGCATCGGCGCCAGCGCTGCACAAGCACTTTGTCTTTGAGGCCAAGGTAGCCCCCCTTTACCTCGAAATTGATCAGAACAAGCTCATGCAGGCCATCGGTAATCTGCTTTCTAACTCACTAAAATTCACTCCTGATGGGGGTACCATCACGTTGCGTGTGGAGCAGCAGCAAGGGCTAGCTATTGTGACAGTGGCTGACACGGGTATTGGCATCCCGCAATCCGTACAGGCAGGGTTATTTGAGAAATTTACCCACGCTCGGCGCCCCGGTTTGCGCGGAGAACGTAGCACCGGCCTCGGCATGTCCATCATCAAATCTATTGTGGAACTACACCAAGGTCGCATCTACTTCCATAGCCAAGAAGGAGAAGGAACCGTTTTTACCGTTGAGCTACCGCTACTCGATGAGCAAGTGAATACACCACTTGGATAG
- a CDS encoding glycosyltransferase family 32 protein, which yields MNQTSAPTIPISSLLQSRPSATEPGIPRIIHQTFMSKKLPAELQENVDNLKRLNPGWAHRLYDDDDITAFILDQYGPEVLRYYERINPHYGAARADLFRYLLVYRYGGVYLDIKSTCTAPLDKFLQPDDQYVLAHWRNKPGESHDGFGKSDEVAHIDGGEYQQWHVVAAPGHPFLKAVLETVLHNIDQYRPWRQGTGGIGVLRLTGPLAYTLAIHPLLATAPHRIVSNEADLGLQYSVYKNGSHRTVYKKNYGRLTESIVYLDRTDKVWASLYSVAKRSKHLLFGQ from the coding sequence ATGAATCAGACGTCTGCTCCTACCATACCCATCAGTAGCCTTCTACAATCGCGGCCTTCGGCTACCGAACCAGGGATTCCCCGCATCATTCACCAGACGTTTATGTCCAAAAAGTTGCCGGCTGAATTGCAGGAAAACGTGGACAATCTCAAGCGACTGAATCCGGGATGGGCGCACCGCCTCTACGATGATGACGATATCACAGCTTTCATCCTCGACCAGTATGGGCCAGAAGTTTTGCGCTACTACGAACGAATCAACCCGCACTACGGAGCGGCCCGGGCCGATTTGTTTCGCTACTTGCTGGTGTATCGCTACGGCGGAGTATACCTAGACATCAAGAGCACTTGCACGGCTCCACTCGATAAGTTCCTGCAGCCTGACGATCAGTATGTTTTGGCGCACTGGCGCAACAAGCCGGGAGAATCGCACGATGGGTTTGGCAAATCGGATGAAGTAGCTCATATCGATGGGGGTGAATACCAGCAGTGGCATGTTGTAGCAGCACCCGGCCATCCTTTCCTGAAAGCGGTGCTCGAAACAGTACTGCACAACATCGACCAATACCGTCCTTGGCGGCAGGGCACCGGCGGAATTGGTGTGCTACGGCTCACCGGACCGCTGGCTTACACGCTGGCTATTCATCCACTGTTGGCAACGGCACCTCACCGCATCGTTTCCAACGAAGCAGACCTAGGTTTGCAGTACTCCGTTTATAAAAACGGGTCGCACCGGACCGTGTATAAAAAGAACTATGGCCGACTAACAGAATCCATCGTGTACTTAGATCGGACCGATAAGGTATGGGCTAGCCTGTATAGTGTAGCGAAGAGAAGCAAACATCTGCTGTTTGGGCAATAA
- a CDS encoding response regulator — MKKLPSVLLVDDDVAGNFLNRRLLERMRVAEHLHTAESGYEALTWLGQENMTSPSLLLLDVRMPGMSGMQFLEAYQPQRQEQAQPTVVIMLTTAMDSRDLLRLDELQIDGLVSKPLTEEKINHVLQLHFRQQLALS; from the coding sequence ATGAAAAAACTACCCAGTGTGCTGCTCGTCGACGATGACGTAGCCGGTAACTTCCTCAACAGACGCCTACTAGAGCGTATGCGCGTGGCTGAACACTTGCACACGGCGGAATCGGGTTACGAAGCACTGACGTGGCTAGGCCAGGAGAATATGACGTCTCCTTCCTTACTGTTGCTGGATGTGCGTATGCCTGGGATGAGCGGAATGCAATTTTTAGAGGCCTATCAGCCGCAGCGACAAGAACAGGCGCAGCCCACCGTGGTAATCATGTTGACCACGGCTATGGACAGTCGGGACTTATTGCGATTGGATGAGCTACAAATTGATGGGCTGGTTAGTAAGCCCTTGACGGAAGAGAAGATTAATCACGTACTGCAGCTGCACTTTCGGCAACAACTTGCACTTTCGTAG